The window GCGCCGCGGCGCATTTCCGCCTATCTTAAACCGCTTCCTCCCGCAGGGGGTGGGGGAATTATCCTGACCCCGGGTGGGGGAATTGTGGTGACCCTTGACGCGCGGTCTGAATAATGCAAGTGAAATCATGGCTTGGCGCCCTCAGGAATCAATGAGGAATTTTATATAATCCATAAACCCTGAAGTTAAATTTTTCTGAGCAACAAGATTCTCTGTCCGTCATCAAAAATATTTTGAAAGCCGAATTCATCGCAGAGGTAGGTGAAAGTCTTGTCGTGATAGAACGCCACATGAGAAGCGTCGCGGGTGTAATACCAATTGCGAAAGCTTGCGAGATCCGCCCAGCGCGCCGTCATCACCACCAATATTCCCTCCGGTCTCAACAGATTGACGATTTTTTCGATATCCCGCCTCGGCTGGCGGAAATGCTCGAAAACTTCCGTGGAAAAAATAAAATCATACGTCGCATTCAAATCATTGCTGACAAAATACGGATCGTAGTTGTCGCAGCGATAACCTTCCCTGGCGAGAAGGATCGACAAGGTTGGCGCATATCCGCAGCCATAATCCAGGCCCAGCATATTTTCTTTCAAAAAAGGCAGGGCGGGAATGACGGCCCGCCTCAGAAAATCAACATACCCCTGATGCGCAATGCCGTTGTTGTGGGTCAGGTATCTTGCTTTTTCTTCGTGAGCCGAAAGAAAATGCTGTGGCGCAA is drawn from Cytophagia bacterium CHB2 and contains these coding sequences:
- a CDS encoding class I SAM-dependent methyltransferase; the encoded protein is MQQMVVMNCRLCAAPKTEKVRGADERVYYLCPSCRLIGVAPQHFLSAHEEKARYLTHNNGIAHQGYVDFLRRAVIPALPFLKENMLGLDYGCGYAPTLSILLAREGYRCDNYDPYFVSNDLNATYDFIFSTEVFEHFRQPRRDIEKIVNLLRPEGILVVMTARWADLASFRNWYYTRDASHVAFYHDKTFTYLCDEFGFQNIFDDGQRILLLRKI